From a region of the Sporosarcina ureilytica genome:
- a CDS encoding reverse transcriptase-like protein: MKVRIEWHYSKSKSTEIAFHSEEIEASQAVGIAEDLIKTGRTKNVVFIDQFDNQWTVKEMKGYLKGIETEPHNLIVYFDGGFDRPTGSAGLGCVIFYDQNGKSYRLRKNEAIEGLKSNNEAEYAALYMAVQELAYLNVHHLPVRIIGDSRVVINHLTEEWPAIERDLSDWADKIEAKMESLGLYPDYYLVNRNANKEADRLATQALQGTDISATIEVVK, encoded by the coding sequence ATGAAAGTTCGAATTGAATGGCATTATAGTAAATCAAAAAGCACAGAAATTGCATTTCATTCCGAAGAGATAGAGGCATCACAAGCAGTAGGAATTGCCGAAGATTTGATTAAAACTGGACGGACGAAAAATGTAGTATTTATAGATCAGTTTGATAACCAGTGGACGGTAAAAGAAATGAAAGGTTATTTGAAGGGCATCGAGACAGAACCGCATAATCTAATTGTTTATTTCGACGGAGGATTCGACAGGCCAACAGGTTCAGCAGGTTTGGGATGTGTCATTTTTTATGACCAAAATGGAAAGTCATACAGACTAAGAAAGAATGAAGCGATTGAGGGGCTCAAGTCTAATAATGAAGCCGAATATGCGGCGCTATACATGGCCGTACAAGAGCTAGCGTACTTAAACGTCCATCACTTACCAGTTCGAATCATTGGGGATTCCCGAGTCGTGATTAACCATTTAACTGAAGAATGGCCAGCAATTGAGAGGGATTTGTCTGATTGGGCGGATAAAATCGAAGCAAAAATGGAATCGCTTGGTTTATATCCCGATTATTATTTAGTCAATCGAAACGCAAATAAAGAAGCGGATCGCCTTGCTACCCAGGCTTTGCAAGGAACCGATATTTCAGCGACAATTGAAGTTGTCAAGTAG
- a CDS encoding DUF1456 family protein has translation MNNNDVLIRLRYALDLKNAEMVEIFKLGDCEVAIQDISLLLSKSDDEYLECTNAMLDSFLNGLIIFKRGKQEPKPGQPKRQPLPVLNDENVNNIILKKLRIALTLTSDDMIEILEDAGIRISKSELSAVLRREDHRNYNVCGDRYVRNFLKGLTIKYRG, from the coding sequence ATGAATAATAATGATGTGTTAATTAGATTAAGATATGCACTAGACTTGAAAAATGCGGAAATGGTTGAAATTTTTAAGTTGGGTGATTGTGAAGTAGCCATTCAAGATATCTCACTACTTCTATCAAAGTCAGATGACGAGTATCTTGAGTGTACAAATGCGATGCTCGATTCGTTTTTAAATGGACTCATTATATTTAAAAGAGGTAAACAGGAACCAAAACCAGGACAACCTAAAAGGCAACCACTCCCTGTCTTGAACGATGAAAATGTGAATAATATCATCCTGAAAAAATTAAGAATCGCACTTACATTAACTAGCGATGATATGATTGAAATTTTAGAGGATGCAGGCATCAGAATCTCTAAAAGCGAATTAAGCGCTGTATTAAGAAGAGAAGATCATCGAAATTATAATGTATGTGGTGACCGCTACGTGCGAAATTTCTTAAAAGGCTTAACCATAAAATACAGAGGCTGA
- a CDS encoding MBL fold metallo-hydrolase, producing the protein MLEKLGVIPIQVDLPFRLNHVNCFMAEGENGWTIIDAGLNNKETSRLWEEIIRDKHITDLYITHYHPDHYGHAGALQKKTGARVSMSKIDAENGRKAWTDEFINKIVGWYVASGISLKTAQQMVQNTADFKPLVTPAPTINHHIVEGEKVPFGNYEYEVIVTPGHADGMVCFYNAENQVLFSADHILPRITPNISYWFHGDSNPLKSYLASLEKVKQLNARFVIPSHGKPFYDANKRIEEIEKHHDDRLNETLAALSEKSTVNEIYKRLFQWELTIHETRFAIGETLAHLEYLRSTGDCTRELHDNKWIYMKR; encoded by the coding sequence ATGTTGGAAAAGTTAGGGGTTATTCCGATTCAAGTGGACTTGCCATTTCGATTAAACCATGTTAACTGTTTTATGGCGGAAGGGGAAAATGGGTGGACAATCATTGACGCAGGGTTAAATAATAAGGAAACATCAAGGTTATGGGAAGAAATCATTCGTGATAAACATATTACAGATTTATACATTACGCATTATCATCCAGATCATTATGGACATGCGGGTGCACTTCAAAAGAAAACGGGGGCGCGTGTGTCGATGTCAAAAATTGACGCGGAAAATGGTCGGAAAGCGTGGACAGATGAATTTATTAATAAAATAGTAGGGTGGTATGTCGCTTCAGGAATTTCTCTAAAAACAGCACAGCAAATGGTACAAAACACGGCGGATTTCAAACCGCTTGTCACGCCAGCACCAACGATTAACCATCATATTGTAGAAGGAGAAAAAGTTCCGTTTGGTAATTATGAATATGAAGTCATTGTAACGCCTGGCCATGCAGACGGAATGGTTTGTTTTTATAACGCTGAAAATCAAGTTCTTTTTTCTGCGGACCATATTTTACCGAGAATTACACCAAATATTTCTTACTGGTTTCACGGGGACAGCAATCCGTTAAAATCCTATCTTGCTTCATTAGAAAAAGTGAAACAGTTGAATGCTCGTTTTGTCATTCCTTCTCATGGGAAACCATTTTATGATGCAAATAAACGAATTGAAGAAATCGAAAAGCATCACGATGATCGGTTAAATGAGACATTGGCAGCGCTATCCGAGAAATCTACTGTGAACGAGATATACAAGCGGTTATTTCAATGGGAATTAACCATCCATGAAACTCGTTTTGCGATTGGCGAAACGTTGGCGCATTTGGAATATTTAAGGTCGACGGGGGATTGTACGAGGGAATTGCATGATAATAAATGGATTTATATGAAAAGATAA
- a CDS encoding monooxygenase, which yields MAYILQVDFKHEGPFGEEMVAAFSDLAKSINEEKGFIWKIWTENEETKEAGGIYLFETKEDAKNYLDMHTKRLEDFGVTNVNAKIFTANDALTAINHGKLS from the coding sequence ATGGCATATATTTTACAAGTGGATTTCAAACACGAAGGACCTTTTGGAGAAGAAATGGTCGCAGCATTTTCAGATCTTGCAAAAAGCATAAATGAGGAAAAAGGATTCATTTGGAAGATTTGGACAGAGAATGAGGAAACAAAAGAGGCTGGTGGCATCTATCTATTTGAAACGAAAGAAGATGCTAAAAATTATTTAGACATGCATACGAAGCGATTAGAAGATTTTGGCGTAACAAACGTGAATGCGAAAATCTTTACAGCGAATGACGCTTTGACTGCAATTAATCACGGAAAACTAAGCTAA
- a CDS encoding acyltransferase family protein: MERNAYFDNAKLVLIFLVVFGHMIQPFIDGAGINTLYMWIYTFHMPAFIFLAGFFAKGSGNQKYIINLVKKLLVPYLIFQLLYTGYYFLLGKSGWQGIFYPQWSLWFLFSLFSWHILLVWFKKFPATISVSLAVLIGLVVGYFGEIGHTYSLSRTFVFFPFFLFGYWCTTEQVMWLKRKRVKIASLIVLFVVAVAIYFAPDFNSGWLLASKSYGALDMPAYGGLARLLVYVTSAMMAMSVLAWIPQKHSWFTQLGKRTLYVYLLHGFFIQFFRQIDLFQVSHFIDVVGIAIVSAGIVLLLSNKPVLGIWQPFIEGRMTILKNAFNRTVEQIQHRIQ; the protein is encoded by the coding sequence TTGGAGCGTAACGCATATTTTGATAATGCGAAGTTAGTGTTAATTTTTTTAGTTGTCTTTGGTCATATGATTCAGCCTTTTATTGACGGGGCGGGTATCAATACCTTATATATGTGGATTTATACATTTCACATGCCCGCATTTATATTTTTAGCAGGATTTTTTGCGAAAGGGTCAGGAAATCAAAAATATATCATTAATTTGGTAAAGAAATTATTAGTACCTTATTTAATATTTCAACTGCTTTACACGGGCTATTATTTTCTCTTAGGGAAGAGCGGATGGCAAGGAATCTTTTATCCGCAATGGTCACTTTGGTTTTTATTTAGTTTGTTCAGTTGGCATATATTATTAGTATGGTTTAAAAAGTTCCCAGCGACAATTAGTGTATCACTGGCCGTATTGATTGGATTAGTCGTCGGGTATTTTGGAGAAATTGGCCATACGTATAGTCTGTCAAGAACATTTGTCTTTTTCCCGTTTTTCCTCTTCGGTTATTGGTGTACGACTGAACAAGTTATGTGGTTGAAACGGAAACGTGTTAAAATAGCGTCACTCATCGTATTATTCGTGGTAGCAGTGGCAATTTATTTTGCGCCTGATTTTAACTCGGGATGGTTATTAGCTTCGAAATCATATGGCGCTTTAGATATGCCGGCATATGGCGGACTTGCACGATTACTTGTTTATGTAACTTCTGCAATGATGGCAATGAGTGTTTTAGCATGGATTCCGCAAAAGCATAGTTGGTTTACGCAATTAGGTAAGCGAACGTTATACGTTTATTTACTCCACGGATTTTTTATTCAGTTTTTCCGGCAAATAGACTTGTTCCAAGTGAGTCATTTCATCGATGTTGTTGGGATAGCCATCGTATCTGCGGGAATTGTATTATTGTTATCGAATAAACCGGTTCTTGGAATATGGCAACCATTTATTGAAGGTCGAATGACAATACTAAAAAATGCATTCAATCGAACAGTTGAACAAATACAACACAGAATTCAATAA
- the sspL gene encoding small, acid-soluble spore protein L, producing the protein MPKKPNHNKGKKANSVTPQGYADTEFAQEPKTKLEEAAKKKNTK; encoded by the coding sequence ATGCCAAAAAAACCTAATCATAATAAAGGAAAGAAAGCAAATAGCGTTACACCTCAAGGCTATGCAGATACGGAATTCGCACAAGAACCTAAAACAAAATTAGAAGAAGCCGCAAAAAAGAAAAACACAAAATAA
- a CDS encoding alpha/beta hydrolase produces the protein MFRMSWSRVLILFAIVFIASQIIGSFFFYGLAVKRGPKEFLQNNADLEVSDEAMEQFLNGDWIDWVNAQDFEQLTMTSRDGLKLSGYYLPAATPTDKVVILTHGYLGHAKQMGLFGQYYNKDLGYNIFMPNARGHGKSEGNYYGFGWPDRLDLIDWTNLLVDKLGDETKVIYHGLSMGAATVLMASGEEELPIQVQAIIADSPYQSVYQLFSYQMRRMFYLPAFPLLDSTSALTKIRAGYSFKEANALHAVQKTKVPILYIHGESDTFVPTEMTRHLVHATASDADLLLVPGANHGEAFVLAKDEYKKRIEVFFKRFIK, from the coding sequence ATGTTTCGAATGAGCTGGAGTAGAGTACTTATTCTTTTTGCAATTGTTTTCATAGCGAGTCAAATTATTGGAAGCTTCTTTTTTTACGGCTTAGCTGTGAAACGTGGTCCGAAAGAGTTCTTGCAAAATAATGCAGATTTAGAAGTGTCGGATGAAGCAATGGAGCAATTTTTGAATGGTGACTGGATAGATTGGGTGAATGCACAAGACTTTGAACAATTGACAATGACATCACGTGATGGGTTGAAATTGTCTGGCTATTATTTACCTGCTGCTACGCCTACTGATAAAGTAGTTATTTTAACACATGGTTATTTAGGGCACGCAAAGCAGATGGGCTTGTTTGGACAGTATTATAATAAGGACTTGGGTTATAACATTTTTATGCCGAATGCACGTGGGCATGGAAAAAGTGAAGGGAATTATTATGGTTTCGGTTGGCCCGATCGACTGGATTTAATTGATTGGACAAATTTATTAGTTGATAAACTTGGCGATGAAACGAAAGTAATTTATCATGGTTTATCCATGGGCGCGGCGACTGTGCTAATGGCAAGCGGCGAAGAAGAACTTCCGATTCAAGTGCAAGCGATTATTGCGGATAGCCCCTATCAATCTGTCTATCAGTTATTTTCTTATCAAATGCGAAGAATGTTTTATCTTCCAGCCTTTCCTTTATTAGATAGCACAAGTGCCTTAACAAAAATTAGGGCGGGCTATTCGTTTAAAGAAGCCAATGCGTTACATGCCGTTCAAAAGACGAAAGTTCCGATATTGTATATACACGGGGAAAGCGACACCTTTGTACCGACTGAAATGACGAGACACCTTGTCCATGCAACCGCAAGTGATGCGGATCTACTTCTTGTTCCGGGTGCTAATCACGGCGAAGCGTTTGTGTTGGCTAAAGATGAGTACAAAAAGAGAATTGAGGTTTTTTTCAAACGCTTCATTAAATGA
- a CDS encoding gamma-type small acid-soluble spore protein, with translation MPNKNFTIAGTNIDEVKKQNAKSGLSYNEVLAEIAKTGGKGTAMYSDTNPEQVRKANNPTTD, from the coding sequence TTGCCAAACAAAAATTTTACAATAGCGGGTACAAATATTGATGAAGTGAAGAAACAAAATGCCAAGTCTGGGTTATCATACAATGAAGTATTAGCCGAAATTGCGAAGACAGGTGGAAAAGGCACAGCTATGTATAGTGATACGAATCCAGAACAAGTTAGAAAAGCGAATAACCCAACTACTGATTAA
- the ypfJ gene encoding KPN_02809 family neutral zinc metallopeptidase, whose amino-acid sequence MEWKGRRKSANVEDRRGQRKGGLAIGGGIGGLIIVLLFAFLGGGDLGDVLNMSQIGTEENTDPYVETAEEKELAEFVSVVLADTEDVWSEIFREQGMEYENPKLVLFTDSVQSACGAANSAVGPFYCPGDHKLYIDLSFFKELQDRFQAPGDFAMAYVIAHEVGHHVQTLLGTNAEVNALRSKLSEKEFNQVSVRLELQADYFAGVWAQHEQEMNFLNEGDIEEAMNAASAVGDDAIQLQARGYVVPDSFTHGTSEQRKRWFMKGFKNGTIEGGDTFSAVEL is encoded by the coding sequence ATGGAGTGGAAAGGTAGACGCAAAAGCGCGAATGTCGAAGATAGAAGAGGGCAAAGAAAAGGCGGACTCGCAATTGGCGGCGGCATTGGCGGACTTATTATAGTTTTGTTGTTTGCATTTTTGGGCGGTGGGGACCTTGGTGATGTTTTGAATATGTCGCAAATTGGAACAGAAGAAAATACCGATCCTTATGTAGAAACGGCGGAAGAAAAGGAACTTGCTGAATTTGTCTCTGTTGTACTTGCAGATACTGAGGATGTTTGGTCTGAAATATTTCGCGAACAAGGAATGGAATATGAAAATCCAAAATTAGTTTTATTCACGGACAGTGTGCAATCCGCTTGTGGCGCAGCTAATTCGGCAGTAGGTCCATTTTATTGTCCTGGCGATCATAAACTGTATATCGATTTAAGTTTCTTTAAAGAATTGCAAGACCGATTTCAAGCACCAGGTGATTTTGCTATGGCCTATGTAATTGCCCATGAAGTCGGTCATCATGTTCAAACTTTACTAGGGACCAACGCTGAAGTGAATGCGCTTCGTTCAAAATTAAGCGAAAAAGAGTTTAATCAAGTTTCAGTCCGTTTGGAACTTCAGGCGGATTATTTTGCCGGGGTATGGGCGCAACATGAGCAAGAAATGAACTTCCTGAATGAGGGGGACATCGAAGAGGCCATGAATGCAGCGAGCGCAGTTGGGGATGATGCGATACAACTTCAGGCAAGGGGCTATGTCGTACCCGATAGTTTCACACACGGAACTTCAGAGCAAAGAAAACGCTGGTTTATGAAAGGGTTTAAAAACGGAACGATTGAAGGGGGCGATACGTTTAGTGCGGTTGAGTTGTGA
- the thpR gene encoding RNA 2',3'-cyclic phosphodiesterase: MKRHYFIGIPIPAQVEEIADKFKKEYSLRRYYKVLTYRDDLHVTLLYLGAVEAQQLPFVKNQLAEIAKKTTSFSLSINGLSYFGSKSDPRVIYLAIDENLSLTHLQQKINASIPSLLGIPKTDRFVPHITIAKKRKTQENLDIEKQTITPIEVSVPSFSLFTIYPEKLPKYEAIATFSCLTL; the protein is encoded by the coding sequence ATGAAACGTCATTATTTCATAGGCATTCCCATCCCCGCACAGGTTGAGGAGATTGCAGATAAGTTCAAGAAAGAATATTCCTTACGTAGGTATTATAAAGTGTTAACTTATCGAGACGATTTGCATGTGACCTTACTATATTTAGGCGCGGTTGAAGCACAACAACTTCCATTCGTGAAAAATCAGTTAGCTGAGATTGCAAAAAAGACAACTTCTTTTTCGTTATCAATTAATGGTCTGTCCTATTTTGGTTCAAAGAGCGATCCTAGAGTCATCTATCTAGCTATTGACGAAAATCTTTCACTCACCCACTTACAGCAAAAGATAAATGCATCAATTCCCTCTCTGTTGGGGATACCAAAAACAGATCGATTCGTTCCGCATATTACAATCGCAAAAAAGCGGAAAACGCAGGAAAATTTAGACATCGAAAAACAAACCATAACTCCTATAGAAGTTTCTGTTCCAAGCTTTTCTTTATTTACAATTTACCCGGAAAAGCTGCCAAAATACGAAGCTATCGCGACTTTCAGTTGCCTGACACTTTAA
- a CDS encoding MBL fold metallo-hydrolase: protein MKTFIETKGEILQENEVFMANCMITIPRTTMSVYSFAVDGVLIDTGSQSLRNEFNHFFKTCDFDQVVLTHFHEDHTGNAALIQQQYEVPIYIHQMSTHLTKQPQRIPVYRKEIWGDVEPFTSQPLSKTFQSRKDTWEVIETPGHSKDHVAFYNQSKGILFTGDLFITPKVKLVLVDENILSTLDSLKKILAYDFEQMYCCHAGLVKNPKAMIHLKIDYLEEMEGKALALSKKGKDVYEITAELFPRNYPLIAASNSEWSAVHMVRAFLNRG, encoded by the coding sequence ATGAAAACGTTCATTGAAACTAAAGGGGAAATTTTACAAGAAAATGAAGTATTCATGGCAAATTGTATGATTACAATACCGCGTACGACGATGTCCGTATATAGCTTTGCCGTGGATGGCGTTTTAATTGATACAGGATCGCAGTCTCTTAGAAATGAATTCAATCATTTCTTTAAAACATGTGATTTTGACCAAGTTGTCCTAACACATTTTCATGAGGATCATACAGGAAATGCCGCTTTAATTCAACAACAATATGAGGTACCCATTTATATCCATCAAATGTCAACGCACTTAACGAAACAACCACAACGTATTCCAGTTTACAGAAAAGAAATTTGGGGAGATGTCGAGCCGTTTACTTCACAGCCGCTTAGCAAAACATTCCAATCACGAAAAGACACATGGGAAGTTATTGAAACGCCAGGACACTCAAAAGACCACGTTGCTTTTTATAATCAATCAAAAGGAATTTTATTTACTGGCGATTTATTTATTACGCCAAAAGTAAAACTCGTCCTAGTCGACGAAAACATTCTTTCGACACTGGATTCATTAAAAAAAATCCTAGCCTACGATTTTGAACAAATGTACTGCTGTCACGCAGGCCTCGTCAAGAATCCGAAAGCGATGATTCATTTAAAAATTGATTACCTTGAAGAGATGGAAGGCAAAGCACTCGCACTATCGAAAAAAGGAAAAGATGTCTATGAAATAACTGCCGAACTTTTTCCAAGGAACTACCCTTTAATCGCCGCTTCAAACTCAGAATGGTCGGCCGTTCATATGGTACGTGCTTTTTTAAACAGAGGTTGA
- a CDS encoding iron chaperone: MWTCPICGRDFKRRNQSHSCKTVYSIDEYIAQFPETEQTHLQELRTIIREAAPEATEKISWNMPTFVQNGNLVHFAMHQNHIGFHVGAPTVTAFEEKLAGFHYAKGTIHLPHAQPLPNDLIQAIVQFNIERKTNQKNK; the protein is encoded by the coding sequence ATGTGGACATGCCCTATTTGTGGACGTGATTTCAAAAGGAGAAACCAGTCTCATTCATGTAAAACTGTTTATTCAATTGATGAGTATATTGCACAGTTTCCCGAAACGGAACAAACACATCTTCAAGAACTAAGGACAATCATTCGTGAAGCAGCACCCGAAGCAACGGAGAAAATCAGTTGGAATATGCCGACTTTCGTTCAGAATGGAAATTTAGTTCATTTTGCAATGCACCAAAACCATATTGGGTTTCACGTCGGTGCGCCGACGGTTACAGCGTTTGAAGAGAAACTCGCAGGCTTTCATTATGCAAAAGGAACGATTCACCTTCCGCATGCACAACCTTTACCGAATGATCTTATTCAGGCAATCGTTCAGTTCAATATAGAGCGTAAAACAAATCAAAAAAATAAATGA
- a CDS encoding YibE/F family protein, with product MKLFRNKYKQLSLYVGLAIACIASFIFVFHNASFYDRPIAKVIEVEIIDEMQVTDFRNNKDKLFTQRLVAEMSNGQEKGQRIELINEYSDSGAYDQKYKVGHELFVLIDKNISNNQVLTGTIKDVKRDKYLVIITWVFIFTLLIVGKKQGLYSVVSLIINAALLSYALDVYVQNSTISLVLICGVTAILFTVISLFLVNGINEKTYAAIIATMLGTFASLLITYLVIWIAAENGLRYEEMQFISRPYQMVFMAGLFVGSLGAVMDIAITMSASIFEIYEKNPDVTSKALQKSGMEIGKDVMGTMTSILFFVYVSGSLPMLILYLKNAAPLGFTLSMNLSLELARALAGGIGIVLTIPIGLYTAIFFVNRKRARL from the coding sequence TTGAAATTATTTCGGAATAAATATAAACAGCTTAGCTTATATGTTGGATTAGCGATTGCTTGTATTGCTTCATTTATATTCGTCTTTCACAATGCGTCATTTTACGATCGCCCAATTGCTAAGGTGATAGAGGTAGAAATCATAGATGAGATGCAAGTGACTGATTTTAGAAATAATAAAGATAAACTATTCACTCAACGTCTCGTGGCTGAAATGAGCAATGGGCAGGAAAAAGGGCAGCGTATTGAGTTGATTAATGAATATTCTGATTCAGGTGCCTATGACCAAAAATACAAAGTAGGCCATGAATTATTTGTATTAATCGACAAAAACATTTCGAATAATCAGGTGCTAACCGGGACGATTAAAGACGTGAAACGGGATAAGTATCTGGTCATCATAACCTGGGTATTTATTTTCACGTTGCTCATTGTCGGTAAAAAACAAGGGCTTTATTCTGTTGTCAGCTTGATAATTAATGCGGCATTACTATCCTACGCGTTAGACGTATACGTACAAAATTCGACGATTAGTTTAGTATTGATATGCGGTGTGACCGCCATTTTATTTACTGTCATTTCATTGTTCCTTGTGAATGGAATCAATGAAAAAACGTATGCTGCGATTATCGCGACAATGCTCGGGACATTCGCATCACTTTTGATTACTTACCTTGTCATTTGGATTGCAGCAGAAAATGGTCTCCGTTATGAAGAAATGCAGTTTATTTCGAGACCGTACCAAATGGTTTTCATGGCCGGTTTATTTGTCGGATCGCTCGGTGCGGTGATGGATATTGCGATTACGATGTCCGCTTCGATCTTTGAAATCTACGAGAAAAACCCAGATGTCACTTCAAAAGCATTACAAAAATCAGGGATGGAAATTGGGAAGGACGTTATGGGAACGATGACGAGTATTTTGTTTTTTGTTTATGTAAGTGGTTCGCTTCCCATGTTAATATTATACTTGAAAAATGCTGCACCGCTAGGATTTACGTTGTCCATGAACCTTTCCTTGGAATTAGCGAGAGCGCTAGCAGGAGGGATTGGCATCGTACTCACGATACCAATTGGACTTTATACGGCGATATTTTTTGTTAATCGAAAGAGGGCACGCTTATGA
- a CDS encoding YibE/F family protein: MNVLVVLAMILFGLMVLVGGKKGVKSFISLFINFGVILVMVFFMMDPNTNPIVLTLMACIVIVCVNLFYVNEVNSKTKMAFISTIVTLIVLFLFIHYITKSAMIQGFGEEEIVELAPFSLLIGIDFVKISVSIVIISTVGAITDVAIAISSPMRELKVHNPHMSRKDLFTSGMRIGRDILGTDTNTLFFAFIGGYLALILLFKDLSYSIGEIVNSKIFVAEIVTILCASIGIAIIIPITSWINATYLTSKSYKS; the protein is encoded by the coding sequence ATGAATGTTTTAGTTGTGTTGGCGATGATTTTATTCGGATTAATGGTGCTTGTTGGTGGAAAAAAAGGGGTTAAATCTTTTATTTCTTTGTTTATCAATTTCGGGGTTATTTTAGTGATGGTTTTCTTTATGATGGATCCAAATACAAATCCCATTGTATTAACTTTGATGGCTTGTATTGTCATTGTTTGTGTCAATCTATTTTATGTTAATGAAGTGAATAGTAAGACGAAAATGGCGTTCATTTCAACGATTGTCACGCTCATAGTTTTATTTTTGTTCATTCATTACATCACGAAATCTGCGATGATCCAAGGATTTGGCGAAGAAGAAATTGTGGAGTTAGCGCCGTTTTCGTTGTTAATTGGCATCGATTTTGTAAAGATAAGTGTCTCCATTGTCATCATTAGTACAGTTGGAGCCATTACAGACGTAGCAATCGCAATCTCCTCACCGATGCGTGAATTGAAAGTTCATAATCCGCACATGAGCCGGAAAGATTTGTTTACATCGGGTATGCGCATAGGCCGAGATATTTTAGGAACGGATACGAATACGTTGTTTTTTGCTTTTATTGGGGGCTATTTGGCGCTTATCCTATTGTTTAAAGATTTATCGTATTCTATTGGTGAAATTGTAAATTCAAAGATATTTGTTGCAGAAATTGTTACAATCTTGTGCGCTAGTATTGGCATCGCGATTATTATTCCAATTACTTCATGGATTAATGCTACGTATTTAACGAGTAAAAGTTATAAGTCTTGA
- a CDS encoding recombinase family protein, with protein MNYGYMRPIVRDPLMQKQLISIETDQLFTESHAFAQKRAELENLFMSIQKGDKLFVQNIETLADSLHHFLDILRLAKRDEITIHFLDEKITNQHITEGSLLTWAEFFTELQSTFLSHTSTFAIQAAKQRGKTIGRPRKSDDNLNRAFAMYQSKQYTLHQIKEETGISKSTLYRYLDSKR; from the coding sequence TTGAATTACGGATACATGCGCCCAATCGTTCGAGATCCGCTTATGCAAAAGCAATTAATATCAATCGAAACCGATCAATTATTTACAGAATCTCATGCCTTTGCCCAAAAGAGAGCTGAACTCGAAAACTTATTTATGTCAATCCAAAAAGGCGATAAACTGTTCGTCCAAAACATTGAAACACTCGCGGACTCATTACATCATTTCTTAGATATTTTACGACTTGCAAAACGTGATGAAATTACGATTCATTTCCTAGATGAAAAAATCACGAATCAGCACATCACAGAGGGTTCCCTACTTACATGGGCTGAGTTTTTTACCGAATTACAATCAACTTTTTTAAGCCATACGTCTACATTTGCGATTCAAGCAGCAAAACAGCGCGGAAAAACAATCGGGCGACCGAGAAAATCAGACGATAACTTGAATAGAGCTTTTGCTATGTACCAAAGTAAGCAATATACACTTCATCAAATTAAAGAAGAAACAGGTATCAGTAAATCGACACTTTATCGATATTTAGATTCAAAAAGATAA